TAATTGCATCAATCACAATGATTCGTAAAGGAAGCAAGCCGGCCGAAAGCACTGTCAAGAAAGCTGATCGCCACACCCATCACTTGTTCTTACCCAGATGGCTAGCGATCGCCATAGAAGGTTTAGCAGTTGGTGTATTAACAGGTTTTATCGGGATTGGCGGTGGATTTTTAGTCATCCCTGCGTTAGTTCTACTGGGAAATGTTCCCATGAAAGAAGCTGTAGGGACGTCATTAATTATTTTGGCGCTTAAATCCGTGACTGGATTTGCTGGATATGTTGGCAACGTTCCCATTGACTGGAATCTGTTGATTTCATTTACAATTGCTTCAAGTATTGGAATTCTCGCGGGAAGCTATCTTAATCAGTTTGTTAGTGCTAAACAGCTTGAGAAAGGTTTCGGTTACTTTGTCCTAGCAGTTGCTATGTTTGTTTTGATTAGGCGTTAATCTAGTACTAATAGTTAATGGTTGATTGTGAATAGATCGCTCAATCTTAACAATCAACCATCAGTATTTCTTAAGTTAATGCGTTACGCTGTTACGGCTTTTGCTTCTGGTTTCTCAATTGGTAAATCTGCACCTTTCCAAGCAATCCAGGAGCCAGGAACGTTAATTACCTGCTCAAAGCCATGCTTTTTCAACAGACTTGCGGCAATTGAGGCTCGATAGCCACTACCGCAGTAAGTTACAATTTTTTGACTGCGGTCAAGTTGATCTAAATGTTCTTCTAGATGAGCGACAAAAATGTG
This window of the Chroogloeocystis siderophila 5.2 s.c.1 genome carries:
- a CDS encoding sulfite exporter TauE/SafE family protein: MLIAIVGHLLAICIGISLGLIGGGGSILAAPILIYVMSVPPQSAFAMTLVIVGFASVIGAIPHWRQGNVNLNTVILFSPAAMLGAYLGARLVSLPFITPTIQLITFGVVMLIASITMIRKGSKPAESTVKKADRHTHHLFLPRWLAIAIEGLAVGVLTGFIGIGGGFLVIPALVLLGNVPMKEAVGTSLIILALKSVTGFAGYVGNVPIDWNLLISFTIASSIGILAGSYLNQFVSAKQLEKGFGYFVLAVAMFVLIRR